The genomic interval AGCGGCAGGGCTGTACCTGTGGCGGCATCAATCTGGAACCACTTGAAGCAGATGGGAATAAGGCCACAGACCAGGGTGAGAATCAGCAGGGCAAAGAAGCAGCCAATTTTCACTCCTAGTTGTGGTTCCATCCGTGGGGTACAGGATAAGCAGATGCTTCAGAATAGCAAATGGGAGTTATGATCTCTGAGCAGGAGTGTGGAAGTAGGCGATCAAAGCTGGAGTATCTCCTCTCCCGAGCTCCAGGAGGGCGATGGGATCCTCCTGTTCTGTGTTGCCTCTGCTTGCGCAGCCTTGCATAGCTGACTGGGGCCCTGCCCCAGATTCCCGCCCTCCCCTTACCAGgaggcccctcccctggctcacgCCTTCCAGAACTGGGAAACCAGAAACTCCAGACTCCCTGCCAGGCACAGCCTGTGCTGTGTGTCTTCTCCTCTTCACTGCCGTGACTAATCCAAATGCTATGGACAGTCTTCTTTCATGCTGGTCTAATCCACAATGGGAGTCTATGGTAGGTCCTTCCTAGCTGTTTTGTACTGGGGACACCTGGTCCTGCCTTATTTAAGACATTTGATCTAAGACTCCCAAACCTTCTCCACCCCACCCTATGTCTCATAGGTTGTTATGCTGATATCTGAACCCTACCTTTTCAGAGGGGATTTGGGTAGGAGGTGGGGTTGAGAGGTGGTGCCGCCACCCGCCACTCTGTGAAAACTAGTAGATGAGGGGCTTCCCCTCTCCTGTAACCCCAGAGAAATAGCTCCAGGCATGGCAATTTCTAGTGGGGAGTTGAGATTTCTAGTATTACAATATTGATTTTGTTCCAACTTTTGACTGTGCCCATTTCTGGATACATACATATCTTCCACAACTTATGATGGGATGATGTTCCAATGAGCCCAGCCTAAATCGGGAACCTCCTAGGttgaaatgcatttaatatacaTAAGCTACCAATCCTAGCTTCAACTAGctttaaatgtgctcagaacacttacattagcccaCAGTTGGGCAAAATAATTTAATCAAAGTCTTATTTTGTAATAAAGTGTtgatatctcatgtaatttaccACATACCGTCCTGGAAGTGAAAACCAGAATGGTTAGAAGTGTGCCAGCCGTTTACCATCGTGATGGAGCGGTTGCCTGGGAGTTGCGGCTGCCCAGCATCACAAGGGACTATCATACCACATACTGCTGACCTGAGAGAAGAGCCGAACTCAAAATTCAGTCTGGCTTCTACTGAATGTGCCTCACTTTCACATCATCTTGaagttgaaaatttgaaaatcaagcCACTTTAAGTCAGAATCATGTGTACTGAGGGAGAGGGCCTGagaattttaagacaaagaaaggTTCTCTAGCTCTGAAATAGCAAGGCCTAGCGAAAATCCGAGAAATGAACCAAGCAAATGGAAGGATCCTGCCTAGAGCTACAGGGCCACGTGGAGATGGAAAATTCAGTCTTGATGGGATCGGCTCTTGAGGAAAATATATCAGGCAAACTCTGGGGGAGTTGATGAACTCTGAGAAAGACAGAAGTAAGGGACGGAGGAAAACACAGAGGCTAGGCAGCCCAGCTTCCCTATTTAGGTAGCCCACCAAACAACTGTGACACGTGCTGAGCCCCAGTCCCTTGTGACTGGGGGCGGCTTTCCCTACTGCCTCGGATTACTTCCTTGGGAAGACCTGGTAGAAGCAGTATCTCAAAAGCTTGCAACCTGTGTGAGAAGATAAGGCACTGAATATCTTGAGAATTCTCTCTGTTACAGGACTGAACATGACAACCGACCTCTGTATCTTTTAGGAATCACAAGATCCATTTCTACtctttgaaaactttttattattattaaagccTCAAGCAAACATACATAGGGCTGCCAGCACTCCCACCCTGGATACCAGGGAGCTTCAGCCTTGGCAGGCCTAAGTAAGAAAATCCTTGTCGTCAGCAGGGGACAGAAGAAGCTCCGACTCTGAAGGTGTGATCACAGGTAAAAGATCTCCCCAGGAGCTGACTCGAGCACAACGATACAAATCCCTACGGAAAAAAGAGGTCAATGTGGGCTCTAGCTTCTTGCCACCTCCCCCTAATTTTGGTCACACTCTTTATACCTGCCATGCTGGTGGGCTATGATCACAGCATGCTGCATATGTCCATCTGGACAGCACAGGTGACAATGCACATGGCGTGGCCGTTTAAGGACAGGCTGAGTGGTACGGGGCCAGCGATTAGCCTCCTCTGGAGACCCCCAGGCAAGAATTACCATtgagaacttttcctctttttgtttcttcttgttctAAGATAAGGATACAGAGAGACTATTTGGAGAAAAAACAGATGGGAAAAATAATTGtgatcccccctccccccatccctgcagCCATTTTCAGATTCTATAAGCCATGTACACCCAGGCCTGCAAACCTCCAGGCTCTTCTCTGACTTCTCCAACTCCTCCCACCTCTGACTCCTTATCATCCTGTTCCCCAAGGCTACTTTCTCCCTGCCCTAACATTCCCAGGAAACATACCCAGCTGAAGGGGATGCAGTGGTAAGCTTGAGAAAAGCTACAGGCCAGGGGCTTAGAGGCTGTCAACTGGGGACAGGGAAGTTCATGTGGACACTGGGAACACACaagacaaaaaaaccccagagaatcatacaactgaaaaacaaagagtgACAGAGTTAAGAAGGGCTAGGGCAATGGGAACATAGGAGCTGGAAGCAGGGAGAGCCAAGGCAACAACTAAGAAAGATACTGAATAGGGACACAAAATAGTAGACGGTGGCTTAGCTTTACCCTCTCACTTTTTCTGGCCACAGCTGAGTTTACATCTTTGCAGGCTGGGAAAGGCAGAAGTAATACTCACTGGGGCAAAGACAAAGCCAGGTCGAGGGTCCAAAGGTGACTTctcttttccctaaaataaaaaaaaaattaagctgggTCTGAGGGGTCTAGTCTCATAACTCAATCTCTCTACTCAGTAAACTGAGGACTCCTTTAACATTCAATTCTGATAATTATTAACTAGGCTCCTTGAGTTAAGCTGGCTGGTTCTCTAATACTCCAAACAAAGAACCTTCTCTTTGTAGTAGGAGAAAAGCAGGAACTTGGCACATAGTATGGTGCTTTCCCTTGTCAGCAACCTCTACTCTCAAAAAAATCCCACTCCAGGACAATTAAATTTATGATTATACACTGGCTCATACTGTCCCCAAAAGATAAGGTTCTTGGCTTAGCAATGCCCTGGATCAGGGGTTGGAGcacttactcttttttaaagGCCTAGAGAGTAGGCAAAATCTGTTTCTGTcccaactattcaactctgctgtTTATAGTATGAAAGCAGCCTTAgacaggacacctgagtggctcagttgattgagcatctgctttcatctcaggtcatgatcccagggttctggaatcgagttccccaccatgctccttgctcagcagggagcttgcttctccctctgcctgcagctccccctgcttgtgttctctgacaaacaacaatcttaaaaaaaaaaaaaaaaaaaggcagccataGACAAGAGACACACCAATAAGCATGGCATATATGAAAATAGGTGGCAGGCCAGATTTGATCCACAGGTCCTGGTTTGCTAATCACTATCCAATCTTATAACAACTTTATATGCCTAATACCCTGAGAGTCACCCTTACCATTGTATGACAGAGTCTCTTCAGTCTTAAGGGAGCAGCAGTGACCACTGACAGATGGTGGGACAGGagtgaaagaaggagaaagactcTTACCTTAAGGACAAGGTCCCTGGCATCCGTAAGAAGGCAGTGCCCAgctttttttccattctctacCAATACCTgttcacaaaaaaggaaaataagcataaGCTTTGAATTACATGAAATCATAAATGCTAGCAGCTCTGTAAGACATTAACAGATACAGCAAAGGGCCCTAAAGGAAAGGGCCATCCCTACATCAGATGGGAATGGAGAGCCTAAAAGAGGGACAAAGGGATCTATGCATGATAAAAATGGTCACGAATAAACACAAGTTTTGGaacgcctagatggctcagtcggtggttaagtgtctgccttcagctcaggtcatgatcccagggtcctgggatggagccccacctctggctctctgctcagtgggaagcctgcttctccctctgcctgcctatcaccctgcttgtgttctctctgacaaataaacatataaaatatttaaaaacaagacaaaaaaacacacttaaaaaaaagaatggtgcaAGTTTcgatggagagaaggaaatgcaTGAAACCCATGACACTGCCTTAAAACTTGAAGGGAAAAAGGAATTTCAGCTCACCAGAAAATGACTTGTCTTGCGCCATAGGGTTTGGACTAGTTCAGTGCTGTCAGCCTTGCTGGGAAGCTCACTTAAGGAGAAGGCTGATACCACCACATCGAATTGTACCtgagaatcaagaaaaaaaacgTGAGAGATGTGACATCCCCACTCCTGACCCTCCTTCCAAGAACCTAACAAAGTTCTATCCCcttatatttcttctgttttatcttcTAACACTCAAGGCTGGGTTGCAAAGCTGAAGCCACAGTTTTCCATCTGCCAAATTCCACATTTAACACTCTAAACATTGGCACTTGCCTTGGGTGATACAGGTAGAAACTGTCTGAAGAAGACACCTGGAACATAAGGCTCCCCAGATTCTGAACCACCTGTGGAGTAAAGCAGAGGCACAGCAACTTTGAGTGTACAGGTATAAACTGAAGTGATCTCTCGATAAGAAATAGGGTCCCAAGGCTGAAGAAAACCAcaaggcacccgggtggctcaggtgcTTAAGCGCCcatctttgactcaggtcatgatcccagggtcctgggattgagctctgtgccctgcaacaggctccgtggtagggctccctgcttggtggggagtcagtttctccctctgcccctaccctggctcatattctctctctctctctcaaataaataaaatcttaaaaacaaaaacaaaaacaaagggcaGGGAAACACTGGGTTGCCTGTCCTGTTTATCTTACCCAACCCCCCGCCAGTCCAGCAAAGGCCTCTACAACCCTCTGCTTGACCACaacactggaaagaaatcagaCTCCTCTTTAACTTTCAGCCATCCTCTACTCCCCAATAAAACAACTTTTTCATTCTCTGCTTAACTCCTTCAACTTTGAAGAAATGCTTCCTTATCTTCCGTCCTCA from Mustela erminea isolate mMusErm1 chromosome 5, mMusErm1.Pri, whole genome shotgun sequence carries:
- the LOC116590798 gene encoding methyltransferase-like protein 17, mitochondrial isoform X2, yielding MHKGAASTGCRCAVPAARDAFHLWPIESSMPNVEKQVQALTNYLWSRRLPVEPQELQRRAVHLEKKFLENPDLGQVEEKLREAVLRALRKTTYHWQELSYNESLSLVYMAARLDGGFAAVSRAFHEIQARVPEFQPQTLMDFGSGTGSVTWAAHSAWGQSLREYLCVDSSAAMLVLAEKLLKGGSESGEPYVPGVFFRQFLPVSPKVQFDVVVSAFSLSELPSKADSTELVQTLWRKTSHFLVLVENGKKAGHCLLTDARDLVLKGKEKSPLDPRPGFVFAPCPHELPCPQLTASKPLACSFSQAYHCIPFSWNKKKQKEEKFSMVILAWGSPEEANRWPRTTQPVLKRPRHVHCHLCCPDGHMQHAVIIAHQHGRDLYRCARVSSWGDLLPVITPSESELLLSPADDKDFLT